In Acipenser ruthenus chromosome 15, fAciRut3.2 maternal haplotype, whole genome shotgun sequence, a genomic segment contains:
- the LOC117973944 gene encoding glycogen phosphorylase, liver form-like: protein MATPMSDQEKRKQISIRGIVGVENVAEIKKGFNRHLHFTLAKDRNVSTQRDYFFALAHTVRDHLVGRWLRTQQYYYETDPKRVYYLSLEFYMGRTLENTMINLGLQNACDEAIYQLGLDMEDLEEMEEDAGLGNGGLGRLAACFLDSMATLGLAAYGYGIRYEYGIFNQRINDGWQVEEADDWLRHGNPWEKARPEFMLPVHFYGHVEKTREGPKWVDTQVVLAMPYDTPIPGYMNNTVNTMRLWSARAPNDFNLQDFNVGDYIQAVLDRSVAENISRVLYPNDNFFEGKELRLKQEYFVVAATLQDIIRRFKASKKGRITFETFPDKVAIQLNDTHPAMAIPELMRILVDIEKLPYDKAWEITQKTFAYTNHTVLPEALERWPVQLMEKLLPRHLHIIYEINQKHLDKISALFPKDMDRLRRMSIIEEEGVKRINMAHLCIVGSHAVNGVAQIHSQIVKDQVFRDFSELEPEKFQNKTNGITPRRWLLMCNAGLAELIAEKIGDGYVKDLSQLRKIAAFVNDESFIRDVSKVKQENKMKFAQYLEKEYKVKINPSSMFDVHVKRIHEYKRQLLNCLHVITMYNRIKKDPAKHFVPRTVIIGGKAAPGYHMAKMIIKLITSVGDVVNNDPVVGNRLKVIFLENYRVSLAEKVIPATDLSEQISTAGTEASGTGNMKFMLNGALTIGTMDGANVEMAEEAGEGNLFIFGMRVADVEALDKKGYNAMDYYDKLPELKQVMDQIKSGYFSPKQPDLFKDITDMLFKHDRFKVFADFEDYVKSQEKASNLYQDPKQWTKMVIINISASGKFSSDRTIKEYAKDIWGVEPSDIKIKPPNEPREPVETREAAMKPKSKGNLL from the exons ATGGCAACGCCTATGTCAGACCAAGAGAAGAGGAAGCAAATTAGTATTAGAGGGATAGTTGGGGTGGAGAATGTCGCCGAGATAAAGAAAGGGTTTAACAGGCACCTGCATTTCACCTTGGCGAAGGATAGAAATGTGTCGACGCAGAGAGACTACTTTTTCGCGCTGGCTCACACCGTTCGGGATCACCTGGTCGGGAGATGGCTCAGGACTCAGCAGTACTACTACGAAACCGACCCAAAG CGCGTGTATTATCTTTCCCTTGAGTTCTACATGGGCCGCACCCTGGAGAACACTATGATCAACCTGGGTCTGCAGAATGCCTGCGATGAGGCCATCTATCAG CTGGGTTTGGATATGGAAGATCTGGAGGAGATGGAGGAAGATGCTGGTCTGGGAAATGGTGGCCTGGGCAGACTCGCAG CGTGCTTCCTGGACTCCATGGCTACCCTGGGCCTTGCAGCCTACGGATATGGAATCCGATATGAATATGGAATCTTTAACCAGAGGATCAACGATGGATGGCAG GTGGAGGAGGCTGATGACTGGCTGAGGCATGGCAATCCCTGGGAGAAGGCTCGTCCAGAGTTTATGCTGCCCGTTCACTTCTATGGCCATGTGGAAAAAACCAGGGAGGGACCCAAGTGGGTGGACACACAG GTGGTCCTTGCGATGCCCTATGACACTCCCATCCCAGGGTACATGAACAACACTGTCAACACCATGAGGCTCTGGTCTGCCCGGGCTCCCAACGACTTCAATCTGCAAGACT TTAACGTGGGAGACTACATTCAAGCTGTGTTGGACAGGAGTGTGGCTGAGAATATCTCCCGAGTGCTCTACCCTAACGACAAT TTCTTCGAGGGGAAGGAGCTGCGTCTGAAGCAGGAGTATTTCGTGGTTGCTGCTACACTACAGGACATCATCAGGAGATTCAAGGCCTCCAAGAAGGGCCGCATTACCTTTGAGACCTTTCCTGACAAG GTGGCTATTCAGCTGAATGACACCCACCCTGCCATGGCTATTCCTGAGCTGATGAGGATCTTGGTGGACATCGAGAAACTACCCTATGATAAG GCCTGGGAGATCACCCAGAAGACTTTTGCTTACACCAACCACACTGTGCTGCCTGAGGCTCTGGAACGCTGGCCTGTTCAACTGATGGAGAAGCTGCTGCCTAGACACCTGCACATAATCTACGAGATCAACCAGAAGCACTTGGAT AAAATCTCTGCTCTGTTCCCAAAAGACATGGACCGATTGCGCAGGATGTCTATCATCGAGGAGGAGGGTGTGAAGAGGATCAACATGGCACACCTGTGTATTGTTGGCTCGCACGCAGTCAACGGAGTGGCACAGATCCACTCCCAGATAGTCAAGGACCAAGT GTTCCGTGACTTCAGTGAGCTGGAGCCTGAAAAGTTCCAGAACAAGACCAACGGCATCACCCCCAGACGCTGGCTGCTGATGTGCAATGCAGGGCTGGCTGAACTCATCGCTGAG AAAATTGGAGACGGGTATGTAAAGGATCTGAGCCAGCTGAGGAAGATTGCTGCATTTGTCAATGATGAGTCTTTCATTCGAGATGTTTCAAAAGTAAAACAG GAGAACAAGATGAAATTTGCACAGTACCTGGAGAAGGAGTACAAGGTGAAGATCAACCCCTCCTCCATGTTCGATGTCCACGTGAAGCGAATCCATGAGTACAAGAGGCAGCTGCTCAACTGTCTGCACGTAATCACGATGTACAACC GCATAAAGAAGGACCCTGCAAAGCATTTTGTCCCAAGAACTGTCATTATTGGTGGCAAA GCAGCCCCCGGTTACCACATGGCCAAGATGATCATCAAGCTCATCACGTCTGTGGGAGATGTGGTGAATAACGACCCTGTGGTGGGCAACAGGCTCAAGGTCATTTTTCTGGAAAACTACCGTGTGTCCCTGGCTGAGAAAG TGATCCCGGCGACTGACCTGTCCGAGCAGATCTCCACAGCCGGCACCGAGGCCTCGGGCACGGGCAACATGAAATTCATGCTGAACGGGGCGCTGACCATCGGCACCATGGATGGAGCAAATGTGGAGATGGCAGAGGAGGCGGGAGAGGGGAACCTCTTCATCTTCGGCATGAGGGTGGCGGACGTGGAGGCTCTTGACAAGAAGGG gtaCAATGCCATGGACTACTATGACAAGTTGCCAGAACTGAAACAGGTGATGGATCAGATCAAAAGTGGCTACTTCTCCCCGAAACAGCCTGATCTCTTCAAGGACATCACTGACATGCTTTTCAAACATGATAG GTTTAAAGTTTTTGCTGACTTTGAAGACTATGTTAAAAGCCAGGAAAAAGCGAGCAATCTTTACCAG GACCCGAAGCAGTGGACCAAGATGGTGATCATAAACATTTCAGCGTCGGGTAAGTTCTCCAGCGACCGGACCATCAAGGAGTATGCCAAGGATATCTGGGGGGTGGAGCCTTCGGATATAAAGATCAAGCCCCCGAACGAGCCCCGTGAGCCTGTGGAAACTCGAGAGGCTGCTATGAAACCCAAGTCCAAGGGAAACCTTttgtaa